DNA sequence from the Paenibacillus azoreducens genome:
CGATCGAAAGGGTGTGCAGGAGAAAATCGACGTTGTGGCCAATCCATCAAAAATTATGGAATAATGAAGAAACTTTAATAGAGGGGTCCCTTTCACGGAAAGGTGACTCCTTTGTTTTTTTTGTGGTGCGTTATACGGGGTCACCTGAAACAGAAGTTAAAAAATATTTGCACAAGTCCGCAATTAAATATACATAAAAATACATTACATGATCTATATGGTGTTTATTATTATTAATTACAGATCTAGATCTATTTTCTTTAATATCGAAAAAAGAAAGGAGGATGGAATATGTCGGGAAACGCTAACAATTTCTTTGATCTGGATGTTCAAGTAATCAATAAATCTGATGTTACCCCTATGGTAGACAGTAAATCCTTGTGCACTCCAGGCTGTACTCCAACAGCTACATTATGTACAAGTTGTCTTTTCAACTGTACTTATAAGTCGCCTTGTAAGTAAGATTCTCTGTCGAAAAAAAGGAAGAAGAGAGAACACTCTCTTCTTCCTTTTACTTAATGAAGAAAGGTGGAATAGAACATGCAAAAAAATATCGAACCACAAGTAACAGAAAATAAAACATCAACATTGTATAAGCCGCTTCCTTTCTTTATGATGCGTTCTCCTCTTTTGCCATTGGAGTTTTTTGACGAACTTGTTTCGTCTGGAGATTTCCACAGTTATCTAGAAAAAGTTCTGGATAACGAAAAAATATTAGAATCTATTCTAGTATCAAGCACGCGTTTGTATGAAGCACTTCCGTATTTAACCCAATCTAATAAAAAGAAAAGAAATCAGGTTTCCTCAAGTGTTCTTAAATATCTTTCCCGGATGTCTACACGCCCTACCCCCTTTGGTTTGTATGCTGCCGTTGCTAGTGGCAAGTTAACCAATCACACAAAAATTAATATGGCTTCCAAACTGTTATTTAAACGAAGTCGTCCTGACATGGAATGGCTCCTCGGTATTGTAGGTGAACTTGAAAAGAGAATTGATGTTGTGAAACAGCTTCGCGTCGTAAAAAACTCCGTTGTCCAAAATACCGGGGGACGAATTGTATTATTATATCCTTCTTCGGGAGGCCAATTTTCGAATGAAA
Encoded proteins:
- a CDS encoding gallidermin/nisin family lantibiotic yields the protein MSGNANNFFDLDVQVINKSDVTPMVDSKSLCTPGCTPTATLCTSCLFNCTYKSPCK